The Zingiber officinale cultivar Zhangliang chromosome 10A, Zo_v1.1, whole genome shotgun sequence genome contains a region encoding:
- the LOC122027925 gene encoding probable 6-phosphogluconolactonase 2, producing MANCGEPETRRDLRVFEDKYELTTDLAEYISQLSESSVNDRGCFTVALSGRSLIRLLEKLSEAPYKKTVDWTKWYVFWADERAVAKNHVDSNYKLTKDVFLSKVSILSNHIFSINDNATVEDAAREYEFTIRQLVKVRTIGVSESNDCPKFDLILLGLGPDGHVASLFPHHPALELREEWVTYITDSPEPPPERITFALPVINSASNVAIVAIGEENAMAVQLSILTDDGKFDACSLPARLIRPDNGKLVWFLDALAASALNDNNGEPDKL from the exons ATGGCTAACTGTGGTGAACCAGAGACCAGGAGAGATTTGAGAGTCTTTGAGGATAAGTACGAGCTCACCACGGATTTGGCGGAGTATATATCCCAACTCTCTGAAAGTTCCGTTAACGATAGAGGATGCTTCACCGTTGCTTTATCTGGCCGGTCTCTGATaagattgttgga GAAACTTTCTGAAGCTCCTTATAAGAAGACCGTCGATTGGACAAAATGGTATGTATTTTGGGCTGATGAACGTGCTGTTGCAAAGAATCATGTCGACAGCAATTATAAGTTAACCAAGGATGTATTTCTTTCAAAG GTGTCCATTCTCAGCAATCATATTTTCTCCATTAATGACAATGCAACAGTGGAGGATGCAGCAAGAGAATATGAATTTACCATTCGACAGCTAGTGAAGGTCCGAACTATAGGTGTTTCTGAAAGCAATGACTGCCCTAAGTTCGACCTTATCCTTCTCGGGCTGGGACCAGATGGACATGTTGCTTCACTATTCCCTCATCACCCAGCACTTGAACTAAGAGAGGAGTGGGTCACTTATATCACTGACTCTCCTGAGCCTCCGCCTGAGAGGATTACGTTTGCGCTCCCTGTCATCAATTCTGCCTCTAATGTTGCTATAGTTGCCATCGGCGAGGAGAATGCTATGgcagtacagctttccattctCACCGATGATGGGAAATTTGATGCCTGTTCATTACCTGCTAGGCTGATTCGTCCAGACAATGGGAAATTAGTGTGGTTCTTAGATGCATTGGCAGCGTCTGCTTTGAATGACAATAATGGAGAACCTGATAAACTATAA